Part of the Penicillium digitatum chromosome 4, complete sequence genome is shown below.
CGCTACTAAGCCCATCAACATTTCCATCCCCTCCGTGTCGGCCGAGTCGATTGTCTCGCGGGTTGCTGCGGCGGAGCGCGATTACCAGGAAACGCTGAACCGGGCCTTCGTTCAAACATCCGAGGGCGTGTTCAAGGGCCTCCGGAGGCAGCTTCCCATTACGCGACAGAAAGTGGAATGGGAGAAGGTCGGTGGATATCGTCTAGGACAGGATATCTCGGGCGGCAAAGGGCGTTAGACCAGACTCGGAAATCTTGTCGAGTGGGCGGTCTAATGAACCCGCTCGCGGTGAATAGCTGGTGGACTGACCTATCCCTACTATTTTGCAAGCATTGTCTCATTTTGCGTGTCAaatttttcattttcatgGTTTGCGAAGATAGTATCCTATatagcttttttttttttaaagcgGCGCTGGACCTGCCGCTCTATATAAATCTCCGACATACAACTACCAGCCAACTTCAATGATGCGCCGGGTACCCTGAATGAACCACTCTGGCCGAAAATTGAGATCTGATTACACGAAAAGTAATACAGATACACTCATGAATTCCTTTTCGAGCATGCAAAGGCTAGGCTTAATAAGCAAAATTACTAGTGCAGGTGAGATTAGCCGGCTTCCAAGCCCTCGACACACGAGTCTCACCCCTATCCCTTAAGAGTAAATTGTCCTCAGAGCTTGTAGCAGTGTTGTAACGATGATCCAACAATTTTGTCGCTTTGTCAAATCGGGCGCTGGTCTTGAAAAGACCCTTCGTCTGATTCAATGCACGTCGCAGGTTGTTGCTGCACTCACTATGAGCAGTGCCCTGGCCATGCAATTGACCACGGTCAAACTGCAATTGGCATTGAGTAAGTTGATCTCCATCCACGAACAGCTATACCCCCCGCTTGACTGTCATGTGCTGATACTGGAGCTGTTGCGCAGCGCGGAGATATTTTCGCTTCTTTGGGTTTATTGACTCGTTCCAGCGCATGTCTATGTTGTTGGGCAAAGATGGATTCAATTCTGTGGCTGGGATGCTCGAACTAGCTAAATGCGCTTGCTTTGGCCTTTACTTAGTCCTGGAAGACCTGACCATGGTATGATTTAAACTGCCGGTTTTTTCTCTCGTTCAACTGGACTGACGAAGGCTAGCTTCATGCAATGGGTGTCTACACAGTGCGCTGGCATGACCGTGTTATGGACCAGGCCAATACTTTCTGGTTCTATGCGCTCTTTTTCTCCGTTGCTGGAGCAATTTGGGCGCTGCTCGTCGGTCCTGCGGAGCAGCTTTCCAAGAAGAATGGCAAGAGAGAGAACCAGAAGACCACTTCTGAGAAGGCTACCTCGGTCCAACCAACGGCTGCCTCTGCCTGGGCCAAGCAGATCGTGGTGGATGGCTGTGATTCGCTCATCCCGCTGGAGCTTCTGGGCTGGATGCCCACCGGGGATGTGGTGGTTGGATCGACCATGGTATTGAGCACACTGCTGACTGCTCAAGAGATCTGGGTCTCAGTATGATTAAAATCTCGACATAGCGGCATTTGGTATCAGCTGATGTAGACATTAGACTTCATGATGTATAGATCATGAGACCCTGTCAACATATATGATGATTATGGActgaacaaaaaagaaaccctaCACCAATCACGAAGATTGATGCAATGGAGGATGCCTCGTAGAGAGGCCTCTCTCTACAACATTCGAGGCAAGGCCAAAAAATTGGACTCgcggggaatcgaaccccggaCCACTCCCATGCTAAGGGAGTATTATACCACTAAACCACAAGCCCATTTTGATGACAAACCTGTTCTTCAAGTTGTTTATGATCCTTTTGGAAACAACAAAGGGCTGGGATTTAACTTGGAAGTGCCAGTGCTACAAAGAATGGATCCGGCTTGACTGGAACATCTCATTAGGAAGAGGGTCGGCATCAACAGATTGGAGATCGAAGCCACCGCAGTCCGTAGTTCCTGCACTCAAGGCGTAAGCTGTTTCGTTGACAAGGGGATCTATAGTAGTCTTCTGTATTCGTGGCATGGGCTGTTTCTTCGACACGGAAGGCATTGGGGTGAAAGGGCTTGCTGATCGGGATTGTGAGCCCGAGAGATTCATTGTTAAGCCGACTAAACTGGCAGTGAGAGGCCCCATCTAAATTATCTATACGTAGTGTAGTTCAGTCAGGGTCATCCAAAACCAAATCAGACTGACAATGACCACTACCACCATTCTCAATCCTAAAGGAAATGGAGGTTCACTTCCCTTCCTTGTCCATAAGATCCAACAGTAATAAGAGAACATCCATCGAGAGTCCATCCTCTTTTTTCCCGTAACGCATATTAACCATGATTGCATCGGTTTTCGCGCTTTTCGTCTCCCACTTCTTGTGACATTCCTGGGGAAGTGATTGTCGCTGGGAAATGGATCTCCCGCATCATGCGCGTTTTGGATGCGCCGGGAGGTAAACTGTCGGGTTTGGAATTTGCCAGCGAAAAGAGCAGACGGGCAGAAAGACAACTTGATTGTGTTTAGTGCAGTGGAcgaagagaaggaaaagaccAAAGAGGCTCTGGGCCATAAATCTGTACGGCTAGTTGGCGGAGAGGTTTCTCGGACACCCGGCACGTCGCGGTCTTCTGCGAgcaagggggggggggggggggggggggggggcgaaTTGCAGATTGATAAAGCAGCATTACAATCCCTTGAACTGGACGAGACAGTTGTTGCAACGTGTTTGATAA
Proteins encoded:
- a CDS encoding Peroxin 11B, whose translation is MIQQFCRFVKSGAGLEKTLRLIQCTSQVVAALTMSSALAMQLTTVKLQLALTRRYFRFFGFIDSFQRMSMLLGKDGFNSVAGMLELAKCACFGLYLVLEDLTMLHAMGVYTVRWHDRVMDQANTFWFYALFFSVAGAIWALLVGPAEQLSKKNGKRENQKTTSEKATSVQPTAASAWAKQIVVDGCDSLIPLELLGWMPTGDVVVGSTMVLSTLLTAQEIWVSV